The uncultured Sphaerochaeta sp. genome includes the window TGCCTTGGCTACCTTGGCAACACAGCCATTGATCCTTCTCTTTTCGGTGGAAGGGAAACCGGAGCGTGGCTACCAGATGACAAGCCTGACATATGCACTGCTGACCGTCATATGCTTTCTCATTGCCTTCCTGTTTGTGAAAGAGCGTGTCTATGCCGACGGGCAGGAGAAGCCCAAATTTTCCGAAATCCCCAAGGTTTTTATGGCCAACAAGCCGCTGTTGCTTGTTATTCTGAGTGGACTGTTCACCGGTATTGCGCAGACGGGAAAGCTCTCCATGCTGATCTACTACGCAAAATACAACCTCCAGAATGAATTGCTCTATACCCTGCTTGCAGGGATCAACATCCCTTTCATCCTTATCGGGATTGCAACTGTCCCCTACCTGACCAATAAAGTCGGCAAGAAGCGTGCGTGTATTATCTACTATGCCATCTTTGCTGCTGGAAGCCTGGGATTCTTCCTTACCGGCTGGAACAACTTCTTTGTATTGTTGTTCTTCAACTGCATCAGTTCGATTGGAATGGCAAGTCCACAGGTAATCCAGACTGCCATGATCGCTGACACCATCGAATATGGTGAGCTGAAAAGCGGGAAACGCAATGAAGGCACCATTTTCAGCAGTCAGACATTCCTTGCAAAACTTACCGCAGCTGTCACTTCGATCATCATTGCATCCACCCTCTCCTTGGTTGGGTATATTCCCAATATGGCACAGAGCAGCTCAACCCTTTGGGGAATCCATAGCCTTACCACCCTACTCCCATTTCTCGCCAGCATATTCGGTATTATCCCAATACTCTTCTACCCGCTGAGTGAGGAGAAGCATCACCAGATTGTCGAAGAGCTCCACCGACGTCGAATGGCTTCAGATTGACAGAGAAGGGGCACACCACTACCCTTAGGAACATGACAGAACTCGCACTTCCCGCAGGATCCCTGCAATCAGCACTGACGGCCTTCAAAGAAGGGGCAGATGCTGTATATCTCGGGCTGAAAAGTTTTTCCGCTCGTGCAAACGCCACCAATTTCACCTTCGAGGACTTGGCAAAGCTTCGCCAAGTTGCACTTACTGAAGGGAAAAAAATCTATGTGACCGTAAATACGCTCATTGAAGAATCAGAGTTGGATGAAGCATACAAGACACTC containing:
- a CDS encoding MFS transporter — its product is MTTVQGKLATCNFCDRLSAMETKGVPKKEKFAYGFGCFGQNMLYNLMANFLLFFYTDIFGLLPAAAGMILLLARMWDAVNDPLMGMIADRTRSRWGKFRPYLLFTPILFVPFAVAAFSTPDFSPGGKIAWATFTYISFGMIYTASDVPFWAMSSTISEDTKERSSIVVYPRFMATVAIALATLATQPLILLFSVEGKPERGYQMTSLTYALLTVICFLIAFLFVKERVYADGQEKPKFSEIPKVFMANKPLLLVILSGLFTGIAQTGKLSMLIYYAKYNLQNELLYTLLAGINIPFILIGIATVPYLTNKVGKKRACIIYYAIFAAGSLGFFLTGWNNFFVLLFFNCISSIGMASPQVIQTAMIADTIEYGELKSGKRNEGTIFSSQTFLAKLTAAVTSIIIASTLSLVGYIPNMAQSSSTLWGIHSLTTLLPFLASIFGIIPILFYPLSEEKHHQIVEELHRRRMASD